The proteins below come from a single Gouania willdenowi unplaced genomic scaffold, fGouWil2.1 scaffold_123_arrow_ctg1, whole genome shotgun sequence genomic window:
- the LOC114458541 gene encoding nicolin-1-like isoform X2: MSTSCDAVSCSIKPAVHLHIGHAPSNAARSGVCVVDVHLPFGKPVNIERISFKNFYTASLSVRLLTKEPASLCKWLTAIRDVSLMENPHCEDGAQDYCSLIREQMLVEPDHVVQIRLILRQPSATWTTFDLEEINIYTHTHQDSEEVSDWLSELTLVDQDPDHVQELPDSQSVSCSIQQMLALTEVMKNNQNSSSIGRYQVNGCYDVNLLSL; this comes from the exons ATGAGTACTTCCTGTGATGCTGTCAGCTGCTCCATCAAACCTGCCGTTCACCTACACATAGGACACGCCCCTTCTAACGCCGCTCGCTCCGGTGTGTGCGTGGTTGACGTCCACCTCCCGTTCGGAAAGCCTGTCAAC ATCGAGCGGATCAGCTTTAAGAACTTCTACACAGCGTCTCTGTCGGTGCGTCTGCTCACCAAGGAACCAGCGTCTCTGTGTAAATGGCTGACAGCGATCAGAGACGTGAGTCTGATGGAGAACCCCCACTGTGAGGACGGAGCACAGGATTACTGCAGCCTGATCAGAGAGCAG ATGCTGGTGGAACCTGATCATGTGGTTCAGATCAGATTGATCCTCAGACAACCGTCAGCAACGTGGACGACCTTTGACCTGGAGGAGAttaacatttacacacacacacaccag GACTCAGAGGaggtctctgattggctgtcagaGCTGACACTGGTGGATCAGGATCCTGATCATGTGCAG GAGCTTCCAGACTCCCAGAGTGTTTCCTGTAGCATTCAGCAGATGTTAGCACTGACTGAGGTGATGAAGAACAACCAGAACTCTTCTTCCATAGGACGCTaccag gtgAACGGCTGTTATGATGTCAACCTTCTGTCTCTGTAA
- the LOC114458541 gene encoding nicolin-1-like isoform X1 has product MSTSCDAVSCSIKPAVHLHIGHAPSNAARSGVCVVDVHLPFGKPVNIERISFKNFYTASLSVRLLTKEPASLCKWLTAIRDVSLMENPHCEDGAQDYCSLIREQMLVEPDHVVQIRLILRQPSATWTTFDLEEINIYTHTHQDSEEVSDWLSELTLVDQDPDHVQELPDSQSVSCSIQQMLALTEVMKNNQNSSSIGRYQVTHTHTHTHTRTCF; this is encoded by the exons ATGAGTACTTCCTGTGATGCTGTCAGCTGCTCCATCAAACCTGCCGTTCACCTACACATAGGACACGCCCCTTCTAACGCCGCTCGCTCCGGTGTGTGCGTGGTTGACGTCCACCTCCCGTTCGGAAAGCCTGTCAAC ATCGAGCGGATCAGCTTTAAGAACTTCTACACAGCGTCTCTGTCGGTGCGTCTGCTCACCAAGGAACCAGCGTCTCTGTGTAAATGGCTGACAGCGATCAGAGACGTGAGTCTGATGGAGAACCCCCACTGTGAGGACGGAGCACAGGATTACTGCAGCCTGATCAGAGAGCAG ATGCTGGTGGAACCTGATCATGTGGTTCAGATCAGATTGATCCTCAGACAACCGTCAGCAACGTGGACGACCTTTGACCTGGAGGAGAttaacatttacacacacacacaccag GACTCAGAGGaggtctctgattggctgtcagaGCTGACACTGGTGGATCAGGATCCTGATCATGTGCAG GAGCTTCCAGACTCCCAGAGTGTTTCCTGTAGCATTCAGCAGATGTTAGCACTGACTGAGGTGATGAAGAACAACCAGAACTCTTCTTCCATAGGACGCTaccaggtaacacacacacacacacacacacacacacgcacgtgtttttaa
- the LOC114458541 gene encoding nicolin-1-like isoform X3, with protein sequence MSTSCDAVSCSIKPAVHLHIGHAPSNAARSGVCVVDVHLPFGKPVNIERISFKNFYTASLSVRLLTKEPASLCKWLTAIRDVSLMENPHCEDGAQDYCSLIREQMLVEPDHVVQIRLILRQPSATWTTFDLEEINIYTHTHQELPDSQSVSCSIQQMLALTEVMKNNQNSSSIGRYQVTHTHTHTHTRTCF encoded by the exons ATGAGTACTTCCTGTGATGCTGTCAGCTGCTCCATCAAACCTGCCGTTCACCTACACATAGGACACGCCCCTTCTAACGCCGCTCGCTCCGGTGTGTGCGTGGTTGACGTCCACCTCCCGTTCGGAAAGCCTGTCAAC ATCGAGCGGATCAGCTTTAAGAACTTCTACACAGCGTCTCTGTCGGTGCGTCTGCTCACCAAGGAACCAGCGTCTCTGTGTAAATGGCTGACAGCGATCAGAGACGTGAGTCTGATGGAGAACCCCCACTGTGAGGACGGAGCACAGGATTACTGCAGCCTGATCAGAGAGCAG ATGCTGGTGGAACCTGATCATGTGGTTCAGATCAGATTGATCCTCAGACAACCGTCAGCAACGTGGACGACCTTTGACCTGGAGGAGAttaacatttacacacacacacaccag GAGCTTCCAGACTCCCAGAGTGTTTCCTGTAGCATTCAGCAGATGTTAGCACTGACTGAGGTGATGAAGAACAACCAGAACTCTTCTTCCATAGGACGCTaccaggtaacacacacacacacacacacacacacacgcacgtgtttttaa
- the LOC114458544 gene encoding nicolin-1-like, which yields MSTSCDAVSCSIKPAVHLHIGHAPSNAARSGVCVVDVHLPFGKPVNIERISFKNFYTASLSVRLLTKEPTSLCKWLTAIRDVSLMENPHCEDGAQDYCSLIREQMLVEPDHVVQIRLILRQPSATWTTFDLEEINIYTHTHQDSEEVSDWLSELTLVDQDPDHVQELPDSQSVSCSIQQMLALTEVMKNNQNSSSIGRYQVNGCYDVNLLSL from the exons ATGAGTACTTCCTGTGATGCTGTCAGCTGCTCCATCAAACCTGCTGTTCACCTGCACATAGGACACGCCCCTTCTAACGCCGCTCGCTCCGGTGTGTGCGTGGTTGACGTCCACCTCCCGTTCGGAAAGCCTGTCAAC ATCGAGCGGATCAGCTTTAAGAACTTCTACACAGCGTCTCTGTCGGTGCGTCTGCTCACCAAGGAACCAACGTCTCTGTGTAAATGGCTGACAGCGATCAGAGACGTGAGTCTGATGGAGAACCCCCACTGTGAGGACGGAGCACAGGATTACTGCAGCCTGATCAGAGAGCAG ATGCTGGTGGAACCTGATCATGTGGTTCAGATCAGATTGATCCTCAGACAACCGTCAGCAACGTGGACGACCTTTGACCTGGAGGAGAttaacatttacacacacacacaccag GACTCAGAGGaggtctctgattggctgtcagaGCTGACACTGGTGGATCAGGATCCTGATCATGTGCAG GAGCTTCCAGACTCCCAGAGTGTTTCCTGTAGCATTCAGCAGATGTTAGCACTGACTGAGGTGATGAAGAACAACCAGAACTCTTCTTCCATAGGACGCTaccag GTGAACGGCTGTTATGATGTCAACCTTCTGTCTCTGTAA
- the LOC114458543 gene encoding E3 ubiquitin-protein ligase RNF123: MQCDTLSSAVLAALSFRIKVFDTQNSYCVRVCVAGLESVDHYPILVAVTGILVRILVDGDRQGTCRAASVLLSDPCFQLHSIQHLLGEADSAHPSSGPAHSSAGPARLAVSSLSSAMAPPFSERKHFSLHSYVDYISDEEKVKVQQMLEFLTEESKQAAASTAPTSEDDLCPICYAHTISASFKPCQHKSCKACINQHLMNNKDCFFCKATITAVEDYSKP, from the exons ATGCAATGTGACACACTGAGTTCTGCTGTATTAGCTGCTCTCAGCTTTAGAATCAAAGTATTTGACACACAAAATAgctactgtgtgcgtgtgtgtgttgcaggtcTGGAGAGTGTGGACCACTACCCCATCCTCGTCGCTGTGACAGGAATACTGGTTCGAATTTTAGTTGATGGAGACCGTCAGGG AACCTGCAGAGCGgcgtccgtcctcctctctgaCCCGTGTTTCCAGCTCCACTCCATCCAGCACCTACTGGGAGAGGCTGACTCCGCCCACCCCTCCTCTGGCCCTGCCCACTCCTCTGCTGGCCCTGCCCGTCTGGCGGTCAGCTCTTTGAGCTCAGCCATGGCTCCGCCCTTTTCTGAGAGGAAACACTTCTCACTGCACTCAT ACGTGGACTACATCAGTGATGAGGAGAAGGTGAAGGTGCAGCAGATGTTGGAGTTTTTGACCGAGGAATCAAAGCAGGCTGCAGCCAGCACAGCA ccCACCAGTGAAGATGATCTGTGTCCGATATGTTACGCTCACACAATCTCAGCTTCTTTCAAACCCTGTCAGCACAAGTCCTGCAA GGCGTGTATAAACCAACATCTGATGAACAACAAAGATTGTTTCTTCTGCAAAGCAACGATTACAGCTGTGGAGGATTATAGCAAACcctga
- the LOC114458542 gene encoding amphoterin-induced protein 3-like, protein MAQRLLLLLGVVPVLSSPLSSCPLTADLLCCSGRGLQWVPTQMPASTVTLDLSHNLIGQLQADSFLGLTRLETLRMAHNRVGGVQQGAFRNCSGALLRHLDLSSNQLRALEQHFFVELTGLEELLLFDNHMVQVEGGALGGLVHLRRLYLSHNHLTDFPFFSLSHAYLVLLDLSSNRLPRLPLWDVLALPPSLQQGLYLHANPLLCDCSVLCLFRHWQQLGHAPVTLLKSEHVCLDLGVQRHIIHFLLHPRLLQRCEAMEEEGRGLSVTVREGASLLLHCSAPLPGMSFLWVAPSSEWVVPPGNGDSLRMFANGSLEIVAAGEHDSGTYQCVVFNYTWQVNVTVLQTEGHAPLALNTGVTTLLGCAVSLLLVLLYLYTTPCPRAKPTPTPAVNGTASILIQAPLTTAEEGPKIKVSTNKHVVFMEPIREQNGRPGAGLRLWHWGRGLMLGVGKQRQGGRGFYSDRPIMLP, encoded by the coding sequence ATGGCTcagaggctcctcctcctgctgggTGTGGTACCCGTCCTGTCCTCGCCACTGTCCAGCTGCCCACTCACAGCTGACCTGCTGTGCtgcagtgggcggggcctgcaGTGGGTGCCCACACAGATGCCCGCCTCCACTGTCACGCTGGACCTGAGCCACAACCTGATTGGTCAGCTGCAGGCCGACAGCTTCCTGGGTTTGACCCGGCTAGAGACGCTGCGAATGGCTCACAACCGTGTGGGCGGAGTCCAGCAGGGCGCCTTCAGGAACTGCTCCGGAGCTCTGCTCAGACACCTGGACCTATCGTCCAATCAGCTGCGTGCTTTGGAGCAGCACTTCTTTGTAGAGCTGACGGGactggaggagctgctgctcttTGATAACCACATGGTGCAGGTGGAGGGCGGGGCTCTGGGGGGCCTCGTCCACCTGCGCCGCCTCTACCTGAGCCACAACCACCTCACTGACTTCCCCTTCTTCTCACTAAGCCACGCCTACCTGGTGCTACTGGACCTATCGTCCAATCGGCTGCCCCGCCTGCCGCTGTGGGATGTCCTGGCGCTGCCCCCCTCCCTGCAGCAGGGGCTTTACCTGCACGCCAATCCCTTGCTGTGTGACTGCAGCGTGCTGTGTTTGTTCAGGCACTGGCAGCAACTAGGCCACGCCCCTGTCACACTCTTAAAGTCAGAACACGTGTGTCTGGACTTGGGAGTCCAACGCCACATCATCCACTTCCTGCTGCATCCACGCCTGCTGCAGCGCTGTGAGGCCATGGAGGAGGAGGGGCGTGGCCTCAGCGTGACAGTGAGGGAGGGGGCATCGCTGCTGCTGCACTGCTCCGCCCCCCTGCCTGGCATGTCCTTCCTGTGGGTGGCGCCCAGCTCAGAGTGGGTGGTCCCTCCAGGAAACGGCGACTCTCTGAGGATGTTTGCTAACGGCAGTCTGGAGATCGTAGCAGCGGGTGAGCATGACTCAGGGACGTACCAGTGTGTGGTGTTCAACTACACTTGGCAGGTCAACGTGACCGTGCTGCAGACAGAGGGCCACGCCCCCCTGGCCCTCAACACGGGCGTCACCACCCTGCTGGGCTGTGCTGTCAGCCTGCTGCTTGTCCTTCTCTATTTGTACACCACGCCCTGTCCCAGGGCCAAGCCCACTCCTACACCAGCAGTCAACGGCACCGCCTCCATCCTCATCCAAGCCCCGCTCACCACCGCAGAGGAGGGGCCTAAAATAAAGGTCAGCACCAACAAGCACGTCGTCTTTATGGAGCCCATCAGGGAGCAGAATGGCCGGCCAGGGGCTGGACTTAGACTCTGGCACTGGGGTCGGGGCTTAATGCTGGGGGTGGGGAAACAAAGACAGGGAGGAAGGGGCTTTTACTCAGATAGGCCGATCATGTTGCCTTGA